One genomic region from Epinephelus fuscoguttatus linkage group LG6, E.fuscoguttatus.final_Chr_v1 encodes:
- the LOC125889894 gene encoding guanine nucleotide-binding protein G(q) subunit alpha yields MTLESIMACCLSEEAKEARRINDEIERQLRRDKRDARRELKLLLLGTGESGKSTFIKQMRIIHGAGYSDEDKRGFTKLVYQNIFTAMQAMIRASETLKVPFKYEHNKGNANIVREVDVEKVSMFEKPYVDAIKSLWNDPGIQECYDRRREYQLSDSTKYYLNALDRIAEPSYLPTQQDVLRVRVPTTGIIEYPFDLQSVIFRMVDVGGQRSERRKWIHCFENVTSIMFLVALSEYDQVLVESDNENRMEESKALFRTIITYPWFQNSSVILFLNKKDLLEEKIMYSHLVDYFPEYDGPQRDAQAGREFILKMFVDLNPDSDKIIYSHFTCATDTENIRFVFAAVKDTILQLNLKEYNLV; encoded by the exons ATGACCCTGGAGTCCATAATGGCGTGTTGCCTCAGCGAGGAGGCGAAAGAAGCCAGGCGGATCAACGACGAGATCGAGAGGCAGCTCCGCCGGGATAAGAGAGACGCACGCCGGGAACTGAAACTGTTGCTTCTCG gcaCTGGGGAAAGTGGGAAGAGCACATTCATCAAACAGATGAGGATTATCCACGGCGCTGGTTACTCTGACGAAGACAAGAGGGGTTTCACCAAACTGGTCTATCAGAACATCTTCACAGCCATGCAGGCCATGATCCGAGCCTCAGAGACCCTCAAGGTCCCCTTCAAATATGAGCACAATAAG GGCAACGCCAACATCGTGAGAGAGGTGGACGTAGAAAAGGTCTCCATGTTCGAGAAGCCTTATGTAGATGCAATCAAGAGTTTATGGAATGACCCGGGCATCCAGGAATGCTACGATCGGAGGAGGGAATACCAACTCTCAGACTCCACTAAATA TTACCTGAACGCGTTGGACCGGATCGCTGAGCCGTCTTACCTTCCCACCCAGCAGGATGTGTTGAGGGTTCGAGTCCCCACCACAGGCATCATTGAGTACCCGTTTGACCTGCAGAGTGTCATATTCag GATGGTGGATGTCGGAGGTCAGAGGTCggagaggaggaagtggatCCACTGCTTCGAGAACGTCACATCCATCATGTTCCTGGTGGCGCTCAGCGAATACGACCAAGTTTTGGTGGAATCGGACAATGAG AACCGGATGGAGGAGAGTAAAGCTCTGTTTAGGACAATAATCACATACCCCTGGTTCCAAAACTCCTCGGTCATTCTCTTCCTCAACAAGAAGGATCTGTTGGAGGAGAAGATCATGTACTCTCATCTGGTCGACTACTTTCCAGAGTATGACG GTCCCCAGAGGGATGCCCAAGCAGGGCGAGAGTTCATCCTCAAGATGTTTGTGGACCTGAATCCAGACAGTGACAAGATCATCTACTCTCACTTCACCTGTGCCACTGACACAGAGAACATCAGATTCGTCTTTGCTGCCGTCAAAGACACCATCCTGCAGCTCAACCTAAAGGAGTACAACCTGGTGTAG